A single window of Archangium gephyra DNA harbors:
- a CDS encoding protein kinase domain-containing protein, with protein sequence MSDFEDDETSVSEASFLLKVLQINPFAELPRIGEKLEGNEGHRYEVLKHLGGGGMGHVFLSWDEVLWRQVALKFLLADPGRDEEVLREARAVARLDHDHIVHIFDVARWRRSPGMQHIPFLVMEALKGESLAALLKRGPLEVRHALELLESIALGLAHAHACGLVHRDLKPDNVFLTRQGKVKLLDFGLSHVMAATTPQAPFLPLAGTPAYMAPEQWRGAPQDARVDVWAAGVVLYEMLTGHVPYPRARLGELRAQVLSGESMPSVRLRVPEVPEEVQTLLKRALAKAPDRRFPSARELLRELGELRARLEGPLREAASLASVPQLRQLTLICCQLTWRDGLAERLDPDDLREVVAAFHEGCEELIGRYGGTITSSMGAEVFACVGCRQVREIDTERSVHAALRLAHDVPGMIQRSLPHVSLSGLATRVGLHTDLMVGLETGALQAEAAKVAAWLASQAGPGEVWIGRTTRKLVQGAFELEPLGARLFEGQGLTGSECMERHRVVCERKAEVRFDRALATRGVTPLVGRKRELRRLLTLWERARGGQGALVLVCGEAGIGKSRLLRELLERVPPESATRLRLQCWSPLSANTLHPTVALLQGLIRSSPRSPPLLQRRKLEERLGALGLPEESVALLGLLLGLPLPEGSSLLQLTPARRREKTHEALVELLLRLARQRPMLILVEDLHWSDSSWLEFLGILMERIGGARLLIALSTRPELQPDWSNRPWFHKLPLRRLPTRLAATLVREAANGASLSEKAVRELVGRTDGMPLFIEEMTHMVLEQSASGALEPGGLPGSIPVTLHELLQARLDMRPSRQKALAQLGAILGRDFSSALLAAVSGHDAAELRHELAGLVEAGLFQEERAETGESGYRFRHALFQEAAYQSLPRGERRLHHSRIAQVLEEHFPTLVEARPELLAHHHTEAGQHTRAVPCWRKAGMLALNRRAIPEALKHLSQALELLRRLPGSHLHPGEELQVLTALGFAQAELQGFDSPVAARTYARAWALLRRMNEVTPLLGASFWEIFVYHLERLELALCREVARHVITQAERQQDPELLSMGQLMRAVVFTYQGRVRSALESSERAMGRARFSLKQHRELVVRHRRGSPTEALAYLSCIHSLAGRLEQAREHGRDALKLARRVGEPVTLAGVLTYTALACLIRRDLQDASRWAEEFIAISRERGDLLRQAWACVIRGRVLADQGQPKQALAIVQRLTAYWWDQRSHAGLTYCFCMIAELHLMLGQVRQGLTAVHKALDLVRRTGERICEAELHRVRGELLRIWGLEHRAKHEFFRAIAIAREQGTLLFELRATVCLARLLRDLGRQEPARQLLVRILERFEPDVDSADLGEARALLARLVHGDPCHVPPGS encoded by the coding sequence ATGAGTGATTTCGAGGACGACGAGACTTCGGTCTCCGAGGCTTCATTTCTACTGAAGGTGCTCCAGATCAATCCGTTCGCCGAACTACCCAGGATCGGAGAGAAGCTCGAAGGGAACGAAGGGCACAGGTACGAAGTCTTGAAGCACCTGGGCGGCGGAGGCATGGGCCACGTCTTCCTTTCCTGGGACGAGGTGTTGTGGCGGCAGGTGGCGCTCAAGTTCCTCCTGGCGGATCCAGGACGCGATGAGGAGGTTCTCCGCGAGGCACGGGCAGTGGCCCGGCTGGACCACGACCACATCGTCCACATCTTCGACGTCGCCCGGTGGCGCCGCTCGCCTGGAATGCAGCACATCCCCTTCCTGGTGATGGAGGCCTTGAAAGGGGAGTCTCTGGCGGCGCTGCTGAAGCGGGGGCCGCTGGAGGTACGGCACGCGCTGGAGCTCCTCGAATCCATTGCCCTGGGGCTGGCCCATGCGCACGCGTGCGGCCTCGTGCATCGCGACCTGAAGCCAGACAATGTCTTTCTCACCCGGCAGGGAAAGGTGAAGCTGCTGGACTTCGGCCTGTCTCACGTCATGGCGGCCACCACTCCGCAGGCCCCCTTCCTTCCCCTCGCGGGGACGCCGGCCTACATGGCGCCGGAGCAATGGCGGGGCGCTCCCCAGGATGCGCGTGTGGACGTGTGGGCAGCCGGAGTGGTGCTCTACGAGATGCTCACCGGGCACGTGCCCTACCCGCGGGCCCGGCTCGGCGAGCTTCGGGCGCAAGTGCTGTCCGGGGAGTCCATGCCCTCGGTGCGCTTGCGTGTCCCGGAAGTGCCCGAGGAGGTACAAACGCTGCTCAAGAGAGCACTGGCCAAGGCTCCGGACCGGCGTTTCCCCTCGGCGCGGGAGCTGCTGCGGGAGCTGGGTGAGCTGAGAGCGCGCCTGGAGGGTCCGCTGCGCGAGGCCGCATCGCTGGCGTCCGTGCCCCAGCTCCGGCAATTGACGCTGATCTGCTGCCAGCTCACGTGGCGGGATGGACTCGCGGAGCGCTTGGACCCAGACGATCTACGGGAGGTGGTGGCGGCCTTCCATGAAGGCTGCGAGGAGCTCATCGGACGATACGGAGGCACCATCACGTCGAGCATGGGAGCCGAGGTCTTCGCCTGCGTTGGTTGCAGGCAGGTCCGGGAGATCGACACGGAACGCTCGGTCCACGCGGCGTTACGGCTGGCTCACGACGTACCGGGGATGATCCAGCGAAGCCTGCCCCACGTGTCTCTCTCCGGGCTGGCCACACGGGTGGGCCTCCACACGGACTTGATGGTGGGCTTGGAGACGGGAGCCCTCCAGGCGGAGGCCGCGAAGGTGGCGGCCTGGCTCGCCAGCCAGGCCGGGCCGGGCGAGGTGTGGATCGGGAGGACGACCCGGAAGCTGGTCCAGGGCGCGTTCGAGCTGGAGCCCCTCGGTGCTCGTCTCTTCGAGGGGCAGGGGCTCACGGGCTCGGAGTGCATGGAGCGCCACCGCGTGGTGTGTGAGCGGAAGGCCGAAGTCCGGTTCGATCGGGCACTTGCCACCCGCGGAGTCACTCCCCTGGTGGGGCGCAAGCGCGAGCTGCGACGGTTGCTGACGCTCTGGGAGCGGGCACGAGGCGGACAGGGGGCGCTCGTCCTGGTGTGTGGCGAGGCCGGTATCGGCAAGTCCCGCCTCCTCAGGGAGCTGCTCGAGCGCGTGCCTCCCGAGTCGGCCACCCGCCTGCGGTTGCAGTGCTGGTCTCCGCTCAGTGCCAATACCCTCCACCCGACCGTCGCGCTGCTCCAGGGACTCATCCGCTCATCTCCGCGGAGTCCACCGCTCCTGCAGCGGAGGAAGCTGGAGGAACGATTGGGTGCGTTGGGGTTGCCCGAGGAGTCCGTAGCACTGCTCGGCCTGCTCCTCGGCTTGCCCCTCCCCGAGGGCTCGTCCCTCCTCCAACTCACGCCTGCCCGGCGGCGGGAGAAAACCCATGAGGCCCTGGTGGAGCTGCTCCTGCGCCTAGCGCGGCAGCGTCCGATGCTCATCCTCGTCGAGGATCTGCACTGGTCCGATTCCTCCTGGCTGGAGTTCCTCGGCATCCTGATGGAGCGCATCGGAGGGGCGCGCCTGCTCATCGCCCTCAGCACCCGGCCCGAGCTCCAGCCGGACTGGTCCAACCGCCCCTGGTTCCACAAGCTCCCGCTGCGGCGACTCCCGACACGGCTCGCGGCGACACTGGTGAGGGAGGCCGCCAACGGTGCGTCCCTGTCCGAGAAGGCGGTGCGGGAGCTGGTGGGGAGGACCGATGGCATGCCGCTCTTCATCGAGGAGATGACGCACATGGTGCTGGAGCAGTCCGCTTCCGGTGCCCTGGAGCCAGGAGGCCTGCCGGGCTCCATTCCCGTCACCCTGCACGAGTTGCTGCAGGCGCGGCTGGACATGCGTCCCTCGCGGCAGAAGGCGCTGGCCCAGCTGGGTGCCATTCTGGGACGGGATTTCTCGTCGGCCCTGCTCGCGGCCGTCTCCGGGCACGACGCCGCGGAACTGCGACATGAGCTGGCGGGGTTGGTGGAGGCGGGGCTGTTCCAGGAGGAGCGAGCGGAGACGGGTGAGTCCGGGTACCGGTTCCGGCACGCGCTCTTCCAGGAAGCGGCGTACCAATCCCTCCCCCGCGGCGAACGCAGGCTGCACCACTCCCGGATTGCCCAGGTGCTGGAGGAACACTTCCCCACCCTCGTCGAAGCCCGGCCCGAGCTGCTCGCCCACCACCACACGGAAGCGGGGCAACACACGCGGGCCGTTCCCTGTTGGCGGAAAGCCGGGATGCTCGCCCTCAATCGCAGGGCCATTCCAGAAGCGTTGAAGCACCTCTCCCAGGCACTGGAATTGCTGCGGCGCCTGCCTGGCTCCCACCTCCATCCCGGTGAGGAATTGCAGGTGTTGACGGCCCTGGGCTTCGCGCAGGCGGAGCTCCAGGGGTTCGACTCACCGGTAGCGGCACGGACGTATGCCCGGGCCTGGGCTCTCCTGCGGAGGATGAACGAGGTCACCCCCCTGCTCGGAGCCAGCTTCTGGGAGATCTTCGTCTACCACCTGGAGCGATTGGAATTGGCTCTGTGCCGCGAGGTGGCCCGGCACGTCATCACCCAGGCGGAGCGACAGCAGGATCCGGAGCTGCTCTCCATGGGTCAGCTGATGAGGGCCGTCGTCTTCACCTACCAGGGGCGAGTACGGTCCGCGCTGGAATCCAGCGAGCGTGCGATGGGCCGCGCGCGCTTCAGCCTCAAGCAACACCGGGAACTGGTGGTGCGGCACCGCAGGGGCTCGCCGACGGAAGCCCTGGCCTATCTCTCCTGCATCCATTCATTGGCTGGGCGGCTGGAGCAGGCCCGGGAGCATGGCCGGGACGCGTTGAAGCTGGCCCGGCGCGTGGGCGAGCCCGTCACCCTTGCCGGAGTGCTGACCTACACGGCACTGGCCTGTTTGATCCGGCGGGATCTTCAGGACGCCTCGCGATGGGCAGAGGAATTCATCGCCATCTCCAGGGAACGTGGGGACTTGTTGCGGCAGGCCTGGGCGTGCGTCATCCGCGGACGGGTCCTCGCCGATCAGGGACAGCCCAAGCAAGCGCTGGCGATCGTCCAGCGCTTGACCGCGTACTGGTGGGACCAGCGGAGCCATGCCGGCTTGACCTACTGCTTCTGCATGATCGCGGAGCTCCACCTGATGCTGGGGCAGGTTCGTCAGGGGCTGACGGCCGTCCATAAGGCCCTGGACCTGGTGCGAAGGACGGGAGAACGCATCTGTGAAGCCGAGCTCCACCGCGTGCGCGGAGAGTTGCTGCGCATCTGGGGATTGGAGCACCGGGCGAAGCATGAATTCTTTCGCGCCATCGCCATCGCGCGTGAGCAGGGGACGCTCCTCTTCGAGTTGCGGGCCACGGTGTGTCTGGCCCGGCTGCTACGAGACCTGGGACGCCAGGAACCTGCCCGCCAATTGCTGGTGAGAATACTCGAGCGGTTCGAACCAGACGTGGACTCGGCCGACCTCGGGGAGGCGCGAGCGTTGCTGGCGCGGCTCGTCCATGGAGACCCGTGCCACGTGCCTCCAGGCTCCTAG
- a CDS encoding MFS transporter, producing MPRASRLLAPEGTSAMPHTRATPGWLARLGLHRPEPRAWVMYDWAISSVFAVIMSAVFPIYFVKVAGADLPESRATQYWSIANAVGSTVLAVLSPILGALADFAALKKRSMALCMTLGASATAAMFLIQRGDVWLASVLFVFALCGASGSMTFYLSLLPHVARDRAVDRVSAAGYAFGNVGGGLMLAVSLAWIQRPELFGSRTDDSTLPARLSFVGVAVWWVLFSLPTFLRIPEPPRLSGTEGHVGSNPVRAAFTRLGDTLRALRGYRQAALMLLAFMSYNAGSLTIVKMAAAYGTELGIGQGDLIAAVLLVYVVGIPFTLLFGMFAGRMGAKRSIFVGLLIYTGISLLGYVMKTAAHFYMLAILVGMVSGGTLALSRSLFSSMIPRNKSAEFFGFFGMCEKLSGIFGPLFFALAIGVTGSSRWAILSVSVFFGVGAVLLARVDVKAAHSASPASQGP from the coding sequence GTGCCACGTGCCTCCAGGCTCCTAGCGCCGGAAGGAACGAGTGCCATGCCTCATACGAGAGCCACCCCTGGATGGCTGGCGCGGTTGGGACTCCACCGTCCCGAGCCGCGCGCCTGGGTGATGTACGACTGGGCCATCTCGTCGGTGTTCGCCGTCATCATGTCGGCCGTCTTCCCCATCTACTTCGTCAAGGTGGCTGGAGCGGACCTCCCCGAAAGCAGAGCCACGCAGTACTGGAGCATCGCGAATGCGGTGGGCTCCACGGTGCTGGCGGTGCTCAGCCCCATCCTCGGCGCACTGGCCGACTTCGCGGCCCTCAAGAAACGGTCCATGGCCCTCTGCATGACCCTGGGGGCCTCGGCCACGGCGGCCATGTTCCTCATCCAGCGAGGAGACGTCTGGCTCGCCTCGGTGCTCTTCGTGTTCGCACTCTGCGGGGCGAGTGGCAGCATGACCTTCTACCTGTCGCTGTTGCCGCATGTCGCGCGAGACAGGGCGGTGGATCGCGTCTCCGCGGCGGGCTATGCCTTTGGCAATGTGGGCGGCGGGCTGATGCTGGCGGTGAGCCTGGCCTGGATTCAGCGCCCCGAGTTGTTCGGTTCGCGGACCGATGACTCCACCTTGCCGGCGCGGCTGAGCTTCGTGGGCGTGGCGGTGTGGTGGGTGCTCTTCTCGCTGCCCACCTTCCTGCGCATTCCCGAGCCGCCACGGCTGTCCGGCACGGAGGGCCACGTGGGGAGCAACCCGGTGAGGGCCGCCTTCACGCGGCTGGGAGACACGCTGCGTGCGCTGCGAGGCTATCGCCAGGCCGCCCTGATGCTGCTGGCCTTCATGAGCTACAACGCGGGCTCCCTGACCATCGTCAAGATGGCCGCGGCCTACGGGACGGAGCTCGGCATTGGCCAGGGAGATCTGATCGCGGCCGTGTTGCTGGTGTATGTCGTGGGAATTCCTTTCACTCTTCTTTTTGGAATGTTCGCGGGGCGGATGGGCGCGAAACGCTCCATTTTCGTGGGGCTGCTGATCTACACGGGCATCAGCCTTCTGGGCTACGTCATGAAGACGGCGGCGCACTTCTACATGCTGGCCATCCTGGTGGGGATGGTGTCGGGAGGAACGCTGGCACTGAGCCGCTCATTGTTCTCGAGCATGATTCCACGGAACAAGTCGGCGGAGTTCTTCGGCTTCTTTGGAATGTGCGAGAAGCTCTCCGGCATCTTCGGTCCGTTGTTCTTCGCGCTCGCCATTGGTGTCACGGGTTCGAGCCGGTGGGCGATTCTTTCGGTCAGTGTCTTCTTCGGGGTGGGCGCGGTGCTCCTGGCGCGTGTGGACGTGAAGGCCGCCCACAGCGCCTCGCCTGCGTCTCAGGGGCCGTGA
- a CDS encoding DUF4384 domain-containing protein produces METLLGESQADRARLEELRAEASAFLVSHPPGPLEAHIEQTVGKRKMQRRWWGGALMAPVLTGLVALTFLVLRPEEHSPDERDWELKGNGVTLRVHRQVKAGSVQVKGTDELAPGDILRFEVRSGTPGFLAVVGQDSRGRVSVYHPKAAPDAVPIAKGWTRIPPFPLSDAPGKEEVSAIFSRTPFELAPVVRALEEGRPMSDILPSGAEVTSLSLRKQREPRLHGP; encoded by the coding sequence GTGGAGACATTGCTCGGGGAGTCCCAAGCGGATCGGGCCCGGCTCGAGGAATTGCGCGCCGAAGCCAGCGCATTCCTCGTGAGTCATCCGCCAGGCCCACTGGAAGCGCATATCGAGCAGACGGTGGGCAAGCGCAAGATGCAGCGGCGGTGGTGGGGTGGGGCGCTCATGGCACCGGTATTGACGGGGCTCGTGGCCCTGACGTTCCTGGTGCTTCGGCCGGAGGAGCACTCTCCCGATGAGCGTGACTGGGAGCTCAAGGGCAACGGGGTGACGCTCAGGGTGCACCGTCAGGTGAAGGCGGGCAGCGTACAGGTGAAGGGCACGGACGAGCTCGCGCCGGGAGACATCCTCCGGTTCGAGGTGCGGTCAGGCACTCCAGGCTTCCTGGCGGTGGTGGGACAGGATTCCAGAGGCAGGGTGAGCGTCTACCACCCCAAGGCCGCACCGGACGCCGTTCCCATCGCGAAAGGGTGGACGCGGATACCACCCTTCCCCTTGAGTGACGCTCCAGGGAAGGAGGAGGTGTCCGCGATCTTCTCCCGCACACCCTTCGAACTGGCACCCGTGGTGCGAGCACTGGAAGAGGGCAGGCCGATGTCGGACATCCTGCCCTCGGGCGCCGAGGTGACGTCGCTGTCGCTGCGAAAGCAGCGCGAGCCGCGGCTTCACGGCCCCTGA
- a CDS encoding RNA polymerase sigma factor: protein MEHKPGGKAGNSALWSNDWYRRFGPAVHHRASSLLNDKEDAWEITQETFMIFVEKFERVKNESEAFALLYSIASNKAITRLRERARRSKGLAQGFAVDARHGSVSDHEARRVESAQELALLTRGESRQSITVALLHFVDGCTVTEVADALGLSRGTVRRLLDRFVARARKRSIRFGGEAK, encoded by the coding sequence GTGGAGCACAAACCAGGCGGAAAGGCAGGGAACTCAGCCCTGTGGAGTAACGATTGGTATCGTCGATTTGGTCCGGCCGTTCATCACCGGGCTTCGTCGCTGTTGAACGACAAGGAGGATGCCTGGGAGATCACCCAGGAAACCTTCATGATTTTCGTGGAGAAGTTCGAGCGGGTGAAGAATGAGTCCGAGGCATTCGCATTGCTCTACAGCATCGCCTCCAACAAGGCGATCACCCGGCTGCGCGAGAGAGCGCGCAGGTCGAAGGGGCTGGCCCAGGGGTTCGCGGTGGATGCGCGCCATGGGAGTGTGAGCGATCACGAGGCGCGTCGAGTCGAGAGCGCCCAGGAACTGGCCCTGCTGACGCGGGGAGAGTCGCGTCAGTCGATCACCGTGGCACTGCTCCATTTCGTGGATGGCTGTACGGTGACGGAGGTGGCGGACGCGCTGGGCCTGTCACGCGGAACGGTCAGACGGCTGCTGGACCGTTTCGTGGCACGGGCCCGGAAGCGCAGCATCCGTTTTGGGGGGGAAGCCAAATGA
- a CDS encoding caspase family protein — MGLLLTSTSSWAAVRMAVLVTAENGLGDETPLKHVREDAARLEETLFMVGGFDRANIHRLDGSTPDKVFELLEKLEKSMAGKRETLLIFYYSGHADATSMHLDGEKLRYTELRRRLEAFQASLKIGIIDACNSGAIIGKGSLARASFTVDDSLKMKGTVILTSSQWNQSSLQQSALAGSIFSHHVTSGLRGAADKNSDGKVSLEEVYQYASVNTLAETRYSQSLSEQAPQLKRLEVKGEGPVILTWLSMARARLTLPRGQDVCFITNADERRLIAEGHSEPDRELHMALKPDSYVLKCRRQDEGPLRKASFSMAAGEHTRAVTLKFMEVHQQDILRKGALKDLKPRCTFDIVAHSIYVERNQRTNVINLEGLLELRALFSADNVTAPFYPSASTVVTMKGGETLRMNHFVTRVTIDKSGRVPLDAELWEVEFGFQGEDDHGSQRGSLHLDCSRDSDIAELSIPISADTLLEKSGTVVVQYVATRH; from the coding sequence GTGGGACTGCTGCTGACCTCCACCAGCTCCTGGGCGGCGGTTCGCATGGCGGTGCTGGTCACCGCCGAGAATGGCCTGGGTGATGAGACGCCCTTGAAACATGTCCGGGAGGATGCCGCGCGGTTGGAGGAGACGCTGTTCATGGTCGGCGGCTTCGACCGGGCGAACATCCATCGCCTGGATGGCTCGACCCCGGACAAGGTCTTCGAGCTGTTGGAGAAGCTCGAAAAGAGCATGGCGGGCAAGAGAGAGACGCTGCTGATCTTCTATTACTCGGGTCATGCGGATGCGACGTCCATGCACCTGGATGGCGAGAAGCTCCGTTACACGGAGCTGCGCCGGCGGCTGGAGGCGTTCCAGGCCAGTTTGAAGATCGGCATCATCGACGCCTGTAACAGCGGGGCCATCATCGGCAAGGGCTCCCTGGCACGAGCCTCCTTCACCGTGGATGACTCCCTGAAGATGAAGGGGACGGTGATCCTCACCTCCTCCCAGTGGAACCAAAGCTCCCTCCAGCAGAGCGCCCTGGCGGGCTCCATCTTCTCCCATCACGTGACCAGTGGGCTGCGGGGCGCCGCGGACAAGAATTCCGACGGCAAGGTCAGCCTGGAGGAAGTCTATCAGTACGCCTCCGTGAACACCCTGGCCGAGACCCGGTACTCGCAGAGCCTGAGTGAGCAGGCGCCTCAGCTCAAGCGCCTCGAGGTGAAGGGGGAGGGCCCTGTCATCCTCACCTGGCTGTCGATGGCCAGAGCCCGCTTGACGCTCCCCCGCGGCCAGGACGTCTGCTTCATCACCAACGCGGACGAGCGGAGGCTCATCGCGGAGGGCCATTCGGAGCCAGATCGCGAGCTGCACATGGCACTCAAACCCGACTCCTATGTCCTCAAGTGCAGGCGACAGGATGAAGGGCCTCTCCGAAAGGCGTCCTTTTCCATGGCGGCGGGGGAGCACACGCGCGCGGTCACCCTGAAGTTCATGGAGGTGCACCAGCAAGACATCCTGCGCAAGGGAGCGCTCAAGGACCTCAAGCCGCGCTGCACCTTCGACATCGTCGCTCACTCCATCTATGTGGAACGCAACCAGCGCACCAATGTGATCAATCTGGAGGGACTGCTCGAGCTGCGGGCCCTTTTCTCCGCCGACAACGTCACGGCTCCCTTCTATCCCTCCGCGTCCACCGTCGTGACGATGAAAGGAGGGGAGACCCTCCGGATGAACCACTTCGTCACGCGCGTGACCATCGACAAGAGCGGCCGTGTCCCGCTGGACGCCGAATTGTGGGAGGTCGAGTTCGGTTTTCAGGGAGAGGACGACCATGGCAGTCAACGTGGCTCCCTCCACCTCGACTGCTCCCGCGACAGTGACATCGCGGAGCTGTCCATTCCCATTTCCGCGGACACCCTCCTCGAGAAGTCGGGCACTGTCGTCGTGCAGTATGTGGCGACCCGGCATTAG
- a CDS encoding PAS domain S-box protein, which produces MPTPPHVEPPLQPSSAPPRETEAQLRTVLAALDQGIALYDTRGAVLFVNAAAERLLGLTFEQLQDRAEIDPRWRALREDGTDYPREEHPHWVALHTGAPATAVMVTEAPDRAPAWVAVRAQPLFEGDTGKPTGAVASFTDITERRALDVALRESEERLRQTLAVTGAGTFSLRFTEGVMHFDTQMWALSGAPRPAGDLTLESAAAFVHPDDRARAQAVIAGALEPNGPASVVYEHRLAHAPHRWLSARAGVQRGADGRALRLVGTAVDVTEQKAAEAALREAQERLSAILASLEEGVLQQDAEGVLRFSNAAAERHLGLSAAQLSGRLSADPRWQAIDESGRELPGEEHPSMRALRSGKPVRGFVMGLHHPDGRLVWMSVNAQPMFLAEGRTPAGVVTSFSDITESRAAAEALRQREAEFRTLAEASPDAIFTTTPEGVVTYASPAMLRYTGLTFEQMVGGGFLAVIHPDDRERSMGEYARCLRAGEPYASEHRVHGTDGRYRWHQLRALPVRDAAGRIVKWVGTSVDVDALRNSQEELRQRADFEEKLIGIVGHDLRQPLQGIAMSAGLLLRRQELDARTLSAAGRISAAAARMQRMIRDILDFTQARVGTGIPIKRAPVDLAMLAHDAAQEAELANPARRVQLVHQGRGDGEWDADRLRQVLDNLLSNALAYSPPATAVRLEVDGQAEDSVTLRVHNEGAPIPPDVLPTLFQPMTRGVSVGGQQRSVGLGLFIVDHLVRAHGGEVKVTSAEVGTTFTVRLPRKRSAPENEGSFSHGNA; this is translated from the coding sequence ATGCCTACGCCGCCGCACGTCGAACCGCCGCTCCAACCCTCGAGCGCGCCGCCACGGGAGACGGAAGCGCAGTTGAGGACCGTCCTCGCCGCCCTCGACCAGGGCATCGCGCTGTACGACACGCGTGGCGCGGTCCTGTTCGTCAACGCCGCCGCGGAGCGCCTGCTGGGGTTGACCTTCGAGCAGCTGCAGGACCGGGCGGAAATCGACCCGCGCTGGCGAGCGCTGCGGGAGGACGGGACCGACTACCCCCGCGAGGAGCATCCGCACTGGGTGGCGCTGCACACGGGCGCCCCTGCAACCGCGGTCATGGTCACCGAGGCGCCGGACCGCGCCCCCGCTTGGGTTGCAGTCCGCGCACAGCCTCTTTTCGAAGGTGACACCGGCAAGCCGACGGGCGCCGTCGCCTCGTTCACCGACATCACCGAGCGCCGCGCATTGGATGTGGCGCTGCGCGAGAGCGAGGAGCGGCTCCGCCAGACGTTGGCGGTGACGGGGGCGGGAACCTTCAGCCTGAGGTTCACGGAGGGCGTGATGCACTTCGACACGCAGATGTGGGCGCTCTCCGGCGCTCCGCGTCCCGCTGGCGACCTCACACTCGAGAGCGCGGCCGCCTTTGTCCATCCGGACGACCGCGCGAGGGCCCAGGCGGTGATAGCCGGCGCGCTCGAGCCGAACGGGCCGGCGTCCGTGGTCTATGAGCACCGCCTGGCACACGCGCCGCACCGCTGGCTGTCGGCGCGCGCGGGAGTTCAGCGGGGTGCGGACGGGCGCGCGCTGCGACTGGTCGGCACGGCCGTGGACGTCACCGAGCAGAAGGCCGCCGAAGCGGCCTTGCGCGAGGCCCAGGAACGGCTGAGTGCGATCCTCGCGTCCTTGGAGGAGGGCGTGCTCCAACAGGATGCAGAAGGCGTCCTGCGGTTCAGCAACGCCGCCGCCGAGCGGCACCTGGGGCTGAGCGCCGCGCAGCTGTCAGGGCGCCTCTCGGCGGACCCACGCTGGCAGGCGATCGATGAGAGTGGGCGCGAGCTGCCCGGCGAAGAGCATCCATCGATGCGCGCCCTGCGGTCAGGGAAGCCTGTGCGAGGTTTCGTCATGGGCCTCCACCACCCGGACGGCCGGCTCGTGTGGATGTCCGTCAACGCGCAGCCGATGTTCCTGGCGGAGGGGAGAACGCCAGCGGGGGTCGTCACGTCGTTCTCCGACATCACCGAGTCCCGCGCCGCCGCGGAGGCGCTGCGCCAGCGCGAGGCGGAGTTCCGCACGCTCGCCGAGGCGAGCCCGGACGCCATCTTCACGACGACGCCCGAGGGCGTGGTGACCTACGCGAGCCCGGCCATGCTGCGTTACACGGGGCTGACCTTCGAGCAGATGGTCGGCGGCGGTTTCCTCGCGGTGATTCACCCGGACGACCGGGAGCGGTCCATGGGCGAGTACGCGCGCTGCCTTCGAGCAGGCGAGCCCTACGCGTCAGAGCACCGTGTGCATGGAACGGACGGGCGCTACCGGTGGCACCAGCTCCGTGCACTGCCGGTGCGCGACGCCGCCGGCCGGATCGTGAAGTGGGTCGGGACCAGCGTGGACGTGGATGCGCTGCGAAACTCGCAGGAGGAGCTGCGCCAGCGCGCGGACTTCGAGGAGAAGCTCATCGGGATCGTCGGCCACGACCTGCGCCAGCCGCTGCAGGGCATCGCGATGTCGGCGGGCTTGCTGCTGCGGCGCCAGGAGCTGGACGCGCGCACGTTGTCAGCCGCGGGCCGCATCTCGGCGGCGGCGGCGCGCATGCAGCGGATGATCCGCGACATCCTCGACTTCACGCAGGCGAGGGTCGGCACGGGCATCCCGATCAAGAGAGCGCCCGTCGACCTGGCAATGCTGGCCCACGACGCAGCCCAGGAGGCCGAGCTCGCGAACCCCGCCCGGCGCGTCCAGCTGGTTCATCAGGGCAGGGGGGACGGCGAGTGGGACGCGGACCGCCTGCGCCAGGTGCTCGACAACCTGCTCTCCAACGCGCTCGCCTACAGCCCGCCAGCGACGGCTGTGCGGCTGGAGGTAGACGGGCAAGCCGAAGATTCGGTGACGCTGCGGGTTCACAACGAGGGCGCGCCGATTCCTCCCGATGTCCTCCCGACGCTCTTCCAGCCGATGACGCGCGGCGTGTCGGTGGGCGGCCAGCAGCGGAGTGTCGGCCTGGGGCTCTTCATCGTGGACCACCTCGTCCGCGCGCATGGCGGCGAGGTGAAGGTGACCTCCGCGGAAGTGGGGACGACGTTCACGGTGCGTCTGCCTCGGAAGAGGTCCGCGCCGGAAAATGAAGGAAGCTTTTCCCATGGGAACGCCTGA